The proteins below are encoded in one region of Flavobacterium sp. IMCC34852:
- a CDS encoding chloride channel protein has product MPSNKASLFKIVFRSIFRRAENLVFLLKDRLSERNFIYFACVAVAITCSFAVILLKSFAHNIFLLANDINGFLKLPYINSLLPIAGILLTVFVVRNFLNNQIEKGSSKVLYAVAKKGGIMPKKQMYAQIVTSSLTVGLGGSAGLESPIVITGAAFGSNFAQKYHLSQKDRILLLACGVAAGIGAAFNAPIAGVLFAIEVVLTDISISAFIPIIISAATGALISTITLSDDVILNFQQTLRFDYHNTPYYILLGILAGLTSVYHARNFQKVEKFFGSFKNKGYRRAFIGAFLLAVLIFFFPTLFGEGYESIKTLASKNPGLLLDNTMLERFKSEWVLLAFVGVTMLLKAFATGLTLGSGGNGGNFAPSLFVGSYLGYFVAKSINLLNFTHHLPIANFTIVGMAGILSGLFHAPLTAIFLIVEITGGYDLMVPLMIVSSVSFAVSKQFEKHSMDVKSLADKGEVFTSDKDKNILQSINFYNLVQQNYKTLSLQDSPGKVVDIFATTEQKMIPIVDEDKSLIGLVDFEEVKAFIFNPNHVKFMTMSEIMSQPKELILFEDKPEKIMKLFETSKATILPVIFKGKYFGFLSKIDVLESYRQRLKEMVIE; this is encoded by the coding sequence ATGCCGTCGAACAAAGCTTCCCTTTTTAAAATTGTATTCAGAAGTATTTTCAGAAGAGCCGAAAACCTGGTTTTCCTTTTGAAAGACCGATTGAGCGAAAGAAACTTTATCTATTTCGCCTGTGTTGCTGTGGCCATTACTTGTTCGTTTGCTGTAATTCTGCTCAAGAGTTTTGCGCACAATATTTTTCTTTTGGCAAACGACATCAATGGCTTTTTGAAATTACCTTACATCAACAGTTTATTGCCAATTGCCGGAATCTTATTAACCGTATTTGTAGTCCGCAATTTTCTGAATAACCAAATCGAAAAAGGAAGCTCTAAAGTTTTATATGCGGTAGCCAAAAAAGGTGGCATCATGCCTAAAAAGCAAATGTATGCCCAAATCGTAACCAGCTCTCTAACGGTTGGTCTCGGTGGTTCTGCCGGATTGGAAAGCCCGATTGTGATTACCGGTGCGGCTTTTGGTTCCAACTTCGCGCAGAAATACCATTTGTCCCAAAAAGACCGAATTCTACTCTTAGCTTGTGGTGTCGCAGCGGGAATTGGTGCAGCCTTCAACGCTCCGATTGCCGGAGTTTTATTTGCCATCGAAGTTGTTTTGACGGATATTTCCATCTCGGCTTTTATCCCGATTATCATTTCGGCAGCGACCGGTGCTTTGATTTCAACTATCACTTTGAGCGACGATGTAATCTTGAATTTCCAACAAACACTCAGATTTGATTACCACAATACGCCTTATTATATTTTACTCGGAATCTTAGCCGGATTGACCTCAGTATATCATGCCCGGAATTTTCAGAAAGTGGAAAAGTTTTTCGGTAGCTTTAAAAATAAAGGATACCGAAGAGCTTTTATAGGTGCTTTTTTATTAGCGGTTTTGATTTTCTTTTTCCCAACGCTTTTTGGAGAAGGTTATGAAAGTATCAAAACCTTAGCGTCTAAAAACCCCGGACTTTTATTAGACAATACCATGCTCGAACGTTTTAAAAGCGAATGGGTTTTGTTGGCCTTTGTTGGTGTTACCATGTTGTTAAAAGCATTTGCCACCGGTTTAACCTTAGGAAGTGGCGGAAACGGCGGCAACTTTGCGCCTTCGCTTTTTGTGGGTTCATACTTGGGTTATTTTGTGGCCAAATCGATTAATCTGCTCAACTTCACGCATCATTTACCCATAGCCAATTTCACCATAGTAGGCATGGCCGGAATCTTGAGCGGTTTGTTTCATGCGCCGTTAACCGCAATTTTCCTTATCGTGGAAATTACCGGCGGTTATGACTTAATGGTGCCTTTAATGATTGTTTCTTCAGTGAGTTTTGCGGTTTCCAAGCAGTTTGAAAAACATTCCATGGATGTTAAGAGTTTGGCTGACAAAGGCGAAGTTTTTACCAGCGACAAAGACAAAAACATCTTGCAGAGTATTAACTTTTACAATTTGGTACAACAAAATTACAAAACCCTAAGCCTACAGGATTCACCGGGAAAAGTGGTGGATATTTTTGCTACTACCGAACAAAAAATGATTCCGATTGTCGACGAAGACAAATCATTAATTGGTTTGGTCGATTTTGAAGAAGTCAAAGCTTTTATTTTCAATCCGAACCATGTCAAGTTCATGACGATGTCTGAAATCATGAGCCAACCCAAAGAATTAATCCTATTTGAAGACAAACCCGAAAAAATAATGAAACTGTTTGAAACTTCGAAAGCAACCATTCTACCGGTTATTTTTAAAGGAAAATACTTTGGCTTTCTGTCTAAAATTGATGTACTCGAAAGCTATCGCCAACGATTGAAAGAGATGGTGATTGAGTAA
- a CDS encoding peptidylprolyl isomerase has product MKIFLFIGTFLLSTLCFSQSFDENDSKSVTIITTMDSLSFYTNKYRDISKTMKVTNCKSMRVSYVYLNGKVLSPERMNSMREKIIADYKSGKSFADLANENTMDNSKDGDLGWFEEGMMVKVFEDEIKRHKKGDIFTVDIPENNWYYVVLKTYDDVKKIKFEITLK; this is encoded by the coding sequence ATGAAAATCTTTTTATTTATTGGAACTTTTCTTTTGAGTACGCTTTGTTTTTCTCAAAGTTTTGATGAAAATGATTCGAAATCAGTAACGATAATCACCACAATGGACAGTTTGTCGTTTTACACAAATAAGTATAGAGACATTTCAAAGACTATGAAAGTGACCAATTGTAAGTCCATGAGAGTTAGTTATGTTTATTTGAACGGCAAAGTACTTAGTCCGGAAAGAATGAATTCTATGAGAGAGAAAATAATTGCCGACTACAAGAGCGGAAAATCGTTTGCAGATTTGGCGAATGAGAACACGATGGATAATTCGAAGGATGGCGATTTGGGTTGGTTTGAAGAAGGAATGATGGTTAAAGTTTTTGAAGACGAAATCAAACGCCATAAAAAAGGAGACATCTTTACCGTTGATATCCCTGAGAATAATTGGTATTATGTTGTTTTGAAAACTTATGATGATGTCAAGAAAATAAAATTTGAAATTACATTAAAGTAA
- the uvrA gene encoding excinuclease ABC subunit UvrA, which yields MIETENTIEVLGARVHNLKNIDINIPREKLVVITGLSGSGKSSLAFDTIYAEGQRRYIETFSAYARQFLGGLERPDVDKIDGLSPVIAIEQKTTSKSPRSTVGTITEIYDFLRLLYARGGEAYSYVTGEKMVSYSDEQIKDLIIQNFNGKRINILAPIIRARKGHYAELFQQITKQGFLKVRVNGEVQDLLPGMKLDRYKTHDIEIVIDRMVIENNEDNEKRLAESIKTAMYHGENVLMILDQDTNEVRYFSRNLMCPTSGISYQNPEPNLFSFNSPKGACEECKGLGTVHEINLKKIIPNPKLSIKNGGFAPLGEYKSSWIFKQLEIIGEKFGFSLADAIESIPEEAMQIILQGGKEKFTVESKTLGITKEYKIEFEGISHFIKNQYDESNSTSIKRWAKEFMDEIECPECHGSRLKKEAMYFRIHEKNIFDLSTMDISDLSAWFEDLDQHLSEKQTIIASEIVKEIKDRLRFLVNVGLNYLSINRSSKSLSGGEAQRIRLATQIGSQLVGVLYILDEPSIGLHQRDNEKLIHSLEQLRDIGNSVLVVEHDKDMIERADYVIDIGPKAGKFGGEIISKGTPKELLNEHTITAMYLNGEMKIEVPKKRREGNGKFMTLTGATGNNLKNVSIELPLGKLICVTGVSGSGKSTLINETLYPILNAYYFNGVKKPQPYKKIEGLEHIDKVIDIDQSPIGRTPRSNPATYTDVFSEIRSLYTQTPEAMIRGYKAGRFSFNVSGGRCETCEGSGVRTIEMSFLPDVYVECETCQGKRFNRETLEIRYKGKSISDVLNMTVDEAVDFFENIPKIYRKVKTIQDVGLGYITLGQQSTTLSGGEAQRIKLATELSKKDTGNTFYIMDEPTTGLHFEDIRVLMDVINKLVDKGNTILIIEHNMDVIKLADHIIDVGPEGGKGGGQILCTGTPEEIVKNKKSYTAQFLKKELL from the coding sequence ATGATTGAAACAGAAAATACTATTGAAGTTCTCGGCGCTCGAGTACACAATCTGAAGAATATTGACATCAACATTCCTCGCGAAAAACTGGTGGTAATCACCGGTCTTTCGGGTTCGGGGAAATCGTCTTTGGCTTTCGACACCATTTATGCCGAAGGTCAGCGTCGTTATATCGAAACGTTTTCGGCTTATGCACGCCAATTTTTGGGCGGATTGGAACGTCCGGATGTTGATAAAATCGATGGGCTTTCTCCCGTAATTGCCATTGAACAAAAAACGACGAGTAAAAGTCCGCGTTCAACGGTTGGTACCATAACCGAAATTTACGATTTTCTGCGTTTGCTTTACGCGCGTGGTGGCGAAGCGTATAGTTATGTCACCGGCGAAAAAATGGTTTCGTATTCCGATGAGCAAATCAAGGATTTGATTATTCAAAACTTTAACGGAAAACGCATTAATATTTTGGCCCCGATTATCCGCGCCAGAAAAGGGCATTACGCCGAGTTATTCCAACAAATTACCAAACAAGGTTTTCTAAAAGTCCGCGTGAATGGTGAAGTACAAGATTTGCTTCCCGGTATGAAACTCGACCGTTACAAAACCCACGACATCGAAATTGTCATCGACCGAATGGTGATTGAGAATAATGAGGATAACGAAAAACGCCTTGCTGAAAGCATCAAAACCGCTATGTATCACGGTGAAAATGTCTTGATGATTTTGGACCAAGACACGAATGAAGTGCGTTATTTCAGTAGAAACTTAATGTGTCCGACTTCGGGCATCTCCTATCAAAATCCGGAGCCGAATTTATTCTCGTTCAATTCCCCAAAAGGCGCGTGTGAAGAATGTAAAGGTTTGGGGACAGTTCACGAAATCAACTTAAAAAAGATTATCCCAAATCCGAAATTATCCATCAAAAATGGCGGTTTTGCTCCGTTGGGCGAATACAAATCATCTTGGATTTTCAAGCAATTGGAAATCATCGGAGAGAAATTTGGCTTTAGCCTAGCTGATGCTATCGAAAGTATTCCGGAAGAAGCGATGCAAATCATTTTACAAGGCGGAAAGGAAAAATTCACCGTAGAATCGAAAACTTTGGGCATCACCAAAGAATACAAAATAGAGTTCGAAGGCATTTCGCATTTCATCAAAAACCAATACGATGAAAGTAATTCGACTTCCATCAAACGCTGGGCAAAAGAATTCATGGACGAAATTGAATGTCCGGAATGCCACGGTTCGCGTTTGAAAAAAGAAGCGATGTATTTCCGAATTCACGAAAAAAATATCTTCGATTTATCAACTATGGATATTTCGGATTTATCGGCATGGTTTGAGGATTTAGACCAACATTTATCTGAAAAACAGACCATCATTGCTTCCGAAATTGTCAAAGAAATCAAAGACCGTTTGCGTTTTTTAGTGAATGTGGGTTTGAATTATTTATCGATAAACAGAAGTTCCAAATCGCTTTCGGGCGGCGAAGCACAGCGCATTCGTTTGGCTACGCAAATTGGTTCCCAACTCGTTGGCGTATTGTATATTTTGGACGAACCCAGTATCGGTTTACACCAAAGAGACAATGAAAAACTGATTCATTCTTTGGAACAATTGAGAGATATCGGGAATTCTGTTTTAGTCGTAGAACACGACAAGGACATGATAGAACGAGCCGATTATGTCATCGATATTGGACCGAAAGCCGGAAAATTTGGCGGTGAAATCATCAGCAAAGGCACGCCAAAGGAATTGCTCAACGAACACACCATTACGGCGATGTATTTGAATGGGGAAATGAAAATTGAAGTGCCCAAAAAACGCCGAGAAGGCAATGGTAAATTCATGACATTGACCGGCGCGACAGGAAATAATTTGAAAAATGTTTCTATCGAATTGCCATTGGGCAAACTAATTTGTGTGACCGGAGTTTCGGGCAGTGGCAAATCGACCTTGATTAATGAAACGCTCTACCCTATTTTGAATGCGTATTATTTCAACGGCGTCAAAAAACCGCAACCGTATAAAAAAATTGAAGGTTTAGAACACATCGACAAAGTGATTGACATTGATCAAAGTCCGATAGGCAGAACGCCACGTTCGAATCCGGCTACGTATACTGATGTGTTTTCGGAAATCAGGAGTTTGTACACCCAAACGCCGGAAGCCATGATTCGCGGGTACAAAGCCGGCCGTTTCAGTTTTAATGTGTCGGGCGGAAGATGTGAAACTTGTGAAGGTTCGGGTGTTAGAACAATTGAAATGAGTTTCTTGCCGGATGTTTATGTGGAATGTGAAACCTGCCAAGGCAAGCGTTTCAATCGAGAAACCTTAGAAATAAGATACAAAGGCAAATCCATTTCAGATGTATTGAACATGACCGTGGATGAAGCGGTGGATTTCTTTGAAAACATTCCGAAAATTTACAGAAAAGTCAAAACCATACAAGATGTTGGTTTGGGTTATATCACTTTGGGACAGCAAAGCACAACGCTCTCCGGCGGTGAAGCGCAACGCATCAAATTGGCGACAGAATTGTCCAAAAAAGACACCGGAAATACGTTTTACATCATGGATGAACCGACAACCGGTTTGCATTTTGAAGACATTCGTGTGTTGATGGATGTTATTAACAAATTGGTCGACAAAGGCAATACGATTTTGATAATCGAACACAATATGGACGTCATCAAATTGGCAGACCACATTATAGACGTTGGACCCGAAGGCGGAAAAGGCGGCGGTCAAATCCTTTGCACCGGTACACCGGAAGAGATTGTAAAAAATAAGAAAAGCTACACCGCGCAGTTTTTGAAAAAAGAATTACTTTAG
- a CDS encoding LOG family protein, translated as MRDDFQNEDDKIQEKLKQKTWNEIRTNDSWAIFKIMSEFVNGYESMARIGPCVSIFGSARTKPNDRYYLLAEKIAYKISKAGYGVITGGGPGIMEAGNKGAHNGGGTSVGLNIELPFEQHFNPYIDKDKNLNFDYFFVRKVMFVKYSQGFVVMPGGFGTLDELFEAMTLIQTKKIGKFPIILVGSEFWSGLLDWVKTVMIEREKTVSPEDMNLIKVVDTEDEVVEALDNFYKKYNLSPNF; from the coding sequence ATGAGAGACGATTTTCAAAATGAAGACGATAAAATACAGGAAAAACTAAAACAAAAAACCTGGAACGAAATAAGAACCAACGACTCGTGGGCGATTTTTAAAATCATGTCGGAGTTTGTGAACGGCTACGAAAGCATGGCGCGAATCGGACCGTGTGTATCCATCTTTGGCTCTGCTAGAACCAAACCAAACGACCGCTATTATTTATTGGCTGAAAAAATTGCTTATAAAATCAGCAAAGCCGGTTACGGTGTCATCACCGGTGGCGGACCGGGAATCATGGAAGCCGGAAACAAAGGTGCACACAACGGCGGCGGAACTTCGGTAGGTTTGAACATTGAATTGCCTTTTGAACAGCATTTCAACCCATATATCGATAAGGATAAAAACTTGAATTTCGACTATTTCTTTGTGCGCAAAGTCATGTTTGTAAAGTATTCCCAAGGTTTTGTAGTAATGCCGGGCGGTTTCGGAACTTTGGATGAATTGTTCGAAGCGATGACCTTAATCCAAACCAAGAAAATCGGTAAATTCCCGATTATTTTGGTCGGAAGCGAATTTTGGTCAGGCTTATTAGACTGGGTAAAAACGGTCATGATTGAAAGAGAAAAAACGGTTAGTCCGGAAGACATGAACTTAATCAAAGTCGTGGATACTGAAGACGAAGTGGTAGAAGCTTTGGATAATTTCTACAAAAAATACAATTTGAGTCCTAACTTTTAA
- a CDS encoding MBOAT family O-acyltransferase: MFFNSLQFALFLPIVFLLYWFVANKSKATQNYILIFASYYFYACWDWRFLFLLIFSTLLCYLLAIKIEDSATQHSRKLWLWICVLMNLGFLGIFKYYNFFATSFAELFQAIGFNVSPILLDVILPIGISFYTFHGLSYIIDIYYGRIKSEKNFVDYSLFVSYFPLLVAGPIERATHLLPQLKVKREFDFEKAKEGVYQIIWGLVKKVVIADTCAMYANAIFDNYSSMNSLSLILGAVYFAFQIYGDFSGYSDIALGTSKLFGIDLLKNFNYPYFSRDIAEFWRRWHISLSSWFRDYLYIPLGGSKGSKLFQIRNVMIIFLVSGFWHGASWTYVAWGLINALYFIPLLVLNKNRSNIDAFKISFNFASLRIVINILLTFAITCLAWIFFRAKTIQEAVSYIHRMATDWHFSKQYFNIERYNYEILIMILLFVMVEWNNRYKIEPLSGKYSWLKVSLSILAIIALGIFTDYKNFIYFQF, translated from the coding sequence ATGTTTTTCAACTCGCTACAATTTGCCCTTTTCCTGCCAATAGTTTTTCTGTTGTATTGGTTTGTGGCCAATAAATCGAAAGCGACACAAAATTACATACTGATTTTCGCGAGTTATTATTTCTATGCTTGTTGGGATTGGCGGTTTTTATTCTTGCTGATTTTCTCGACTTTGCTCTGCTATTTATTAGCCATAAAAATTGAAGACAGCGCAACACAACATTCGAGGAAACTTTGGCTCTGGATTTGTGTATTAATGAACTTAGGATTTCTCGGAATCTTCAAATACTACAACTTTTTTGCGACTTCGTTTGCCGAATTGTTTCAGGCGATTGGCTTTAACGTCAGCCCGATTTTATTGGATGTGATATTGCCGATTGGGATTTCATTTTACACTTTTCACGGTTTGTCCTATATCATCGATATTTATTACGGCCGAATCAAATCCGAGAAAAACTTTGTTGATTATTCGTTGTTCGTGAGCTATTTTCCACTGCTTGTGGCCGGGCCGATTGAACGCGCAACGCATTTGTTGCCACAATTAAAAGTCAAGCGCGAATTTGATTTTGAAAAAGCCAAAGAAGGCGTTTACCAAATCATTTGGGGTTTGGTAAAAAAGGTAGTCATCGCCGACACTTGTGCGATGTATGCCAATGCGATTTTCGACAATTACAGTTCGATGAATTCTTTGTCGCTAATCTTGGGTGCCGTTTATTTTGCGTTCCAAATTTACGGTGACTTCTCGGGTTATTCCGATATCGCTTTGGGAACCTCAAAACTCTTTGGCATCGACTTGCTGAAGAACTTCAATTACCCTTATTTCTCTAGAGACATCGCGGAATTTTGGCGCCGTTGGCACATTTCGCTTTCGTCTTGGTTTAGGGATTATTTATACATACCATTAGGCGGAAGCAAAGGTTCAAAGTTGTTCCAAATCAGAAATGTGATGATCATCTTTTTGGTCAGCGGATTTTGGCATGGCGCGAGCTGGACGTATGTAGCTTGGGGTTTGATTAATGCTTTGTATTTCATTCCGCTATTGGTTTTAAACAAGAACCGAAGCAACATTGATGCGTTTAAAATTTCTTTTAATTTCGCTTCACTTAGAATCGTCATCAATATACTCTTAACCTTTGCCATTACTTGCTTGGCCTGGATATTTTTCCGTGCCAAAACCATCCAAGAAGCCGTTTCGTACATCCATCGAATGGCCACCGACTGGCATTTTTCGAAACAATATTTCAACATCGAACGTTACAATTACGAAATTCTGATTATGATTCTTTTATTTGTCATGGTCGAATGGAACAACCGTTATAAAATCGAACCGCTTTCGGGCAAATACAGTTGGTTGAAAGTGAGTTTGAGTATTCTCGCTATCATCGCTTTAGGCATATTCACCGATTATAAAAACTTTATTTACTTTCAATTCTAA
- a CDS encoding aminopeptidase: MKKLLFFILLSQSLLAQHHSKMVVEVNSETNVLNVIQELTFYNQSNDTLSFIVLNDWNHAYSSKTSPLAKSFSDEFDRSFHLAPNKDLGKTDNITVIDQNQSMLTWERDEKYPDVVQIRLREKLLPNQKATFKLTYFVKVPNAKFTQYGFGANGKMHLKNCFLIPARYENKAFVKYNNLNLDDAANALSDYNLEIRIPNNLTLNSDLTITQNKGNQYQLSGKNRLNLNLLIDNPKEHTVFKNSQVEVISNLRDDRLNDIQRAIVIDKIVNYVSENLGQYPHEKITVTQVDYDRNPFYGLNQLPNFIVPFPDEFMFEIKFMKTYLNNYLHNTLQLDPRKDSWIINGIQVYTMMKFIDDFHPEAKMMGNVAKLRILRAYNLVSLDFNGQYSYFYMLMARKNLDQPLGAPKNTLIKFNEKIASKYRAGLSLKYLDSYLENKVVQNSIRQFIDLNKTKQTNRNDFELLLTKNSPKDITWFFDKIIYSRDIIDFKFDKVTRTKDSISFSLKNKTETNVPIPIYGVKGKNVVFKKWIDVFPKDSIFTVPRNEAEKIVINYKNEVPEFNLRNNWQSLRGFRLNSRPIKFIFFKDLEDPNYNQIVYIPTLEYNLYDGLLPGIRFHNKTILDKPFNFDVNPTISTQTKSFSGKANFMVNQYNRESNLYSIRYQLNGHYLHYAPDAYYTKVNPMVFLRFRPDDLKDNKKEMVSFKYIMIDREKSIYITDENTENYKVFNAKYYNGKTEITKHYNILGDFQLSKSFGKVAAEVQYRKLFDNSRQLNFRFFAGTFLYNKNISTFFDFALDRPTDYLFEYDYLGRSETTGLFSQQLLPSDGFFKSMLETRTANQWMTTLNASTNIWNWIEVYGDVGMIKNKNSAEKLVYDSGVRLNLVTDYFELYFPVYSNNGWEIGEKNYGERIRFIVTFNPDTLIGLFTRKWF; this comes from the coding sequence TTGAAAAAGCTATTGTTTTTCATATTACTGAGTCAGTCACTTTTGGCCCAACACCATTCTAAAATGGTTGTGGAAGTCAATAGCGAAACCAATGTACTCAATGTAATTCAAGAGCTGACTTTTTACAACCAATCCAATGACACGCTTAGTTTTATTGTTTTGAATGATTGGAATCATGCTTACAGCAGTAAAACTTCGCCTTTGGCCAAGAGCTTTTCGGATGAATTTGACCGCAGTTTTCATTTGGCACCCAATAAAGACCTGGGCAAAACCGATAACATCACGGTCATCGACCAAAATCAATCGATGCTGACTTGGGAAAGAGACGAAAAATACCCCGATGTAGTTCAAATTCGTTTGCGCGAAAAATTGTTGCCCAATCAAAAGGCTACCTTCAAGCTCACCTATTTTGTCAAAGTTCCGAATGCGAAATTCACCCAATACGGTTTTGGTGCCAACGGAAAGATGCACCTTAAAAACTGTTTTCTGATTCCGGCGCGTTATGAAAACAAAGCCTTTGTCAAATACAACAATTTAAACTTGGACGATGCCGCCAATGCGCTTTCCGATTATAATTTAGAGATTAGAATACCCAACAATTTAACCCTGAACTCCGATTTAACCATAACCCAAAACAAAGGCAATCAATACCAACTGTCGGGCAAGAACCGCCTGAACTTGAATTTGCTGATTGACAATCCAAAAGAGCATACCGTATTCAAAAACAGTCAGGTAGAAGTCATTTCCAACTTAAGAGACGACCGACTCAACGACATCCAAAGAGCGATTGTTATTGATAAAATAGTCAATTATGTGAGTGAAAATTTAGGCCAATATCCACATGAAAAAATTACGGTTACCCAAGTCGATTATGATCGAAATCCGTTTTATGGCTTGAATCAACTGCCCAATTTTATCGTTCCGTTTCCCGATGAGTTTATGTTTGAGATTAAGTTCATGAAAACCTATCTCAATAATTATTTACACAATACACTCCAACTCGACCCCAGAAAAGACAGCTGGATAATCAACGGAATTCAAGTGTACACCATGATGAAATTCATAGACGATTTTCATCCTGAGGCCAAAATGATGGGCAACGTGGCCAAACTGAGAATCTTGCGCGCTTACAACTTGGTTAGTCTCGATTTCAATGGGCAATACAGTTATTTTTACATGTTGATGGCGCGAAAGAATTTGGACCAACCTTTGGGCGCACCCAAAAACACCTTGATCAAATTCAACGAAAAAATTGCTTCAAAATACCGCGCCGGTTTGAGTTTGAAATACCTCGACAGTTATCTCGAAAACAAAGTGGTGCAAAACAGTATCCGACAATTTATCGACTTGAATAAAACCAAGCAAACCAACCGCAATGATTTTGAGTTGTTGCTGACCAAAAATTCGCCCAAAGACATCACTTGGTTTTTTGACAAAATCATCTACTCACGTGACATTATCGATTTCAAGTTTGATAAAGTGACCCGAACCAAAGACAGCATCAGTTTTTCGCTTAAAAATAAAACCGAGACTAATGTTCCGATTCCGATTTATGGCGTCAAAGGCAAAAATGTTGTCTTTAAAAAATGGATTGATGTGTTCCCCAAAGACAGCATTTTTACCGTACCGAGAAACGAAGCCGAAAAAATTGTCATCAATTACAAAAATGAAGTGCCCGAGTTCAATTTGAGAAACAACTGGCAATCCTTGCGCGGTTTCCGATTGAACAGCCGACCGATAAAATTTATTTTCTTCAAGGATTTAGAAGACCCGAATTACAATCAAATCGTTTACATCCCAACTTTAGAATACAATTTATACGACGGTTTATTGCCCGGTATTCGTTTTCACAACAAAACCATTTTGGACAAACCCTTCAATTTTGATGTGAATCCGACGATATCTACACAAACCAAAAGCTTTTCGGGGAAAGCCAACTTTATGGTCAACCAATACAATCGCGAGAGTAATTTGTACAGTATTCGCTACCAATTGAATGGTCATTATTTGCATTATGCACCCGATGCCTACTATACCAAAGTCAATCCGATGGTGTTTTTACGTTTCCGTCCGGATGATTTGAAAGACAACAAAAAAGAAATGGTGTCTTTTAAATACATCATGATTGACCGCGAGAAATCAATCTACATCACTGATGAAAACACTGAAAATTATAAAGTTTTCAATGCCAAATACTATAACGGAAAAACTGAAATCACCAAGCATTACAACATTTTAGGCGATTTTCAACTTTCTAAATCCTTTGGAAAAGTAGCTGCGGAAGTCCAGTATCGAAAATTATTTGACAACAGCCGACAACTCAACTTCAGATTCTTTGCCGGAACGTTTTTGTACAATAAAAACATCTCTACTTTTTTTGATTTCGCTTTAGACAGACCAACCGACTATTTATTCGAATACGATTATTTAGGTCGTTCCGAAACTACAGGATTGTTTAGCCAACAATTGCTTCCTTCTGACGGATTTTTTAAATCGATGTTGGAAACCCGAACCGCCAACCAATGGATGACGACTTTAAATGCAAGTACCAATATTTGGAACTGGATTGAAGTTTACGGCGATGTTGGGATGATTAAAAATAAAAACTCTGCAGAAAAATTGGTTTACGACAGCGGTGTTCGCTTGAACTTAGTGACTGATTATTTCGAATTGTATTTCCCTGTATATTCCAATAACGGTTGGGAAATCGGCGAGAAAAACTACGGAGAAAGAATCCGTTTCATCGTGACTTTCAATCCCGATACTTTGATTGGACTTTTCACCAGAAAGTGGTTTTAA